TGCTACTCTTAATTAGCTACCAAGGGATTACTGCATCATGCCTTTGCTCAAGAAGTCGATACGAGTTTATAATAGATTGCGTTTTAGAATTGACTTGTAcatcataaaatttaatattccTCTCCTATGAAATATGCATAAGGCTTTTCAAATTAGGTGAAGTATTTACCATTAACCATGTATTGTTCTTATGAAAAGATTCTAATAGGTTCTGCTTTTTTTTTCCACCAGGACTTTGGTTATGTGCAAACAACATCTACTGAAGTTTTGAAGTCCTACGTTTTTAATGAGCCAATTGTGGTTGATGCTGCACGTTTGCAACCTCTTGGCCCTGCTGCCATCTTTATGGTATGATGAAGTTCCTGATTATCAACCTTGATATAAATGGTACTCTCTTATTTTATCAAAATGCATTTGTGCggatatttatttttcaattttggaTGTATGCAGCAAGGAACCAAAAGAATGCCTGGCACAGCAGTTACGAAGTCTGTTGTAGCAAATGAGCCTGGAGGCCGGAAGAGAGAGGAAATTTTTGTGGATATAATTGAGAAAATCAGTGTCACATTTAGCTCTAGTGTGAGTGACTACattgttattttaatttggaAATATCTAAAGTGTTCTAATTTCTAGTTATTAGACATTTGgatttcattatttttctttttcttttttggattaGTAGAACTATTATCCTTTTTCTCCCTTAAAAGCTTTTGACCTGTATGTTCATCCCCTCTCTTTTTGAACTAAATAAAGTGAAAGAACTACCATTTTGTTCTTTCTCTCCCCGTTATCCTCAAAGTTTATTTGAACTCTATCCCTCATCAGTTGTTTAATTTCAGTTTatgatttttatcaaaaaaataaaaatatacagtCCACAAACATGCTCCCATAACATCGTGCATGATTAAATAAACTGCTAACCAATTCAATGATATTTTAAACAGGGGTATATACTGACTTCTGAGATTGATGGCACTATTCAAATGAAAAGTTACTTGTCAGGAAATCCAGAAATTCGACTAGCTCTTAATGAAGATCTGAGCATAGGAAGAGGAGGGGGAACAATCTATGGTACTGCCTTCACCCGTTCGTATTGcttttatatttaacatatatatgtatatattgaaaATTGTCTTTCCATAGAGGTGCTGTCTTCAAGGTTTTCATTGCAAACAGCTGAACAAATGTGTGGAAAGTATAACTTAATCAATAAGCACTATTTCCGTTTATTCAATCGCTTTTTGGTTAATGAAATTTTTTCTATTGTTTCTAGAGGATTATTTGTATATGATATTCAGCCATGATTGTCACTTGCAACTAGTATTTTGATATGAACGTTCTTAGCAATATTGGTTTAACCTATGTTTTTGTATCTATTATTCACCCACTATTTCAAACCAATGATTTGTCATTCTATTGGGTCTGCTTGTTGTGACAGATTATAGGAGTTCATCTGGTTCAGGCGCTGTGATACTCGATGATTGTAATTTTCATGAATCAGTGCGTCTTGATAGTTTTGACATGGACAGGACTCTATCTCTGGTGAGTGAAGATTTGATTGTAGCAGGTAGAAAATTTTGCAGACTGAAGAGATGTATTTGCATTTTTTAGTCTAATGTTTCGTTCTGCTATTATCTTTCAGGTACCACCAGATGGTGAATTTCCTGTCATGAACTACCGAATGACGCAGGAATTTAAGCCTCCTTTCCGtattaattgtttaattgaaGAAGCAGGACAGCTTAAAGTGAGCTTGTCTTTCTTGACTTGCATACATTATGATGGATTCATCATATGCTTTTCCCCATAATCCATAAGCATGCATATTTcctgaaataataataataatttgataaggGCCTATTTCATGTACAAGTAATTCATCAAGttctaatataaattttcaattctagaGCGTTTATTTCTGATTCCAATCTTTATGCTcctctattaatttttttaggctGAAGTTATTATTAAAGTACGCGCGGAGTTCCCTTCAAACATTACTGCAAACACAATTGCTGTACAAATGCCACTTCCTAAATATACTACTAGGTATTTTCCTTTTCTCTGGTCAATGTCAAGTTTGGTGGGACAAATAGATATATTTCCGTGGATTACATCTTTTGGACTTGTTCTTTCAGAGCTAGTTTTGAGTTGGAACCTGGAGCTGTTGGACAAAGAACTGATTTCAAAGAAGCTAACAAGAAACTTGAATGGGGATTGAAGAAGGTAAGGCTTTTTACAGATGTTTTGAGAAGGTTTTAccatcaaataattcaattatatggTAGCATTTTCCCTTTCAATCTAATCATCATTTTGTATTGCTTGACAGATCGTGGGTGGATCTGAACATACACTTCGTGCAAAGCTGACATTTTCACAGGAATCACATGGTATGCATTATccataatttatttcttttaaagaatcatttttctaaattttttctcTCTCAACTTAATCAATTCATTTGAGAAAATGTGTTAAGTTCCTTTCTCATTGATGAAATATTTATGGTTTAATTCAGCAAACCTCACAAAGGAAGCTGGTCCAGTTAGCATGACTTTCACAATACCAATGTATAATGTTTCAAGGCTTCAGGTAAAGATACTCTTACTGGTAGTTTCCTAGAGGATTGAAATGTCTATATTTTGGCTGATAAAAGCAAAAGGTCTAATGGATCTATGATAAAGCCTGGAATAGAAGATGACTTAAGAGGAAGAAGCAGTGCCTAAATTAGAAgttgcttaaatttttttttctttgtatataATGCAATTGAAATATTATCAATGTTCAATGAGCAATTATTCGGGTTCAATCAATTGTCTGACTTCTTGACGGATAATGCCTATTTGGACTTGACTTGGGACCTTGTTTAGGATAATACCTAAGCCTTAGACCAGTGCACTCTCCGTTTGCATGTATGCATGTTTGTTGATTTAGTCACTTAGATCAGGGTTCACAACTCGTTTCACCAATTAGGTCTATATTTTTGCCACATCATGAATGCTTCCTATCACGATTTTGATTTAACAACACGAAGTTTGTCATTTAGTAGTAAAAGCCAACTCTCAAAGCATTTTTTATGGCACATAGGACAAAGATTCAAGTCTCCGCAATGTTTCTAAACCCTAATCCACTGTTTCAAAAGATTAGAAATATTAATATTGTTCTACTGCTGCAGGTGAAATACTTGCAGATAGCAAAGAAATCCAGCTCCTATAATCCATATCGATGGGTGAGATATGTCACTCAGGCCAATTCGTATGTTGCTCGAATATGATACAGTCAAACCTCTCTTTTTCTTTAATATGTTCTGTATTTGTTGACTCCCAGATGacacttttttccttttttttttcccttttcattaactGCTTTAAACATTTTTATCATGTAGCCATTACCTGATTTCTATGTTAGTGGTCTTTGTATTGACAATCTAGTACAATTTTTGGATGTTGCGTTTGTGCCAAATTCAATGTTTGCGGATGTTATTTGTTGATTCGCAAGCATAGAGCCGCTCTACTTACATTTAACTACCCTACATTAGTAAACCCTGCTATACTTGACCGGCACTGGCACTGGCCCCGGCCGTCACGGGCATGATCATTCTTGTGTTAGAAAAGATAAAACAAACATTCCATGCTTTCCATCTGTTACCTTGCATGCAGACTATTCATGGTTTCCAGGCCATGAAAGATCAACCCTTTGTATTTCCTTCCGTCAACTTTGCTTATATTAGTAGGTTCGCCCGGTCCAAGGTTTAAAAGAAAGGGCTTCTCTTTTCAAAGCCTGAGTACTATTATATGTATTCagaatttttaatagtttttgaaaaaaaaagtatatttatattcatatttatgTTTGAATATATCTACTTTCGGCTTTTCTTCATTTTGATAATCAAATGCTTTTAAAGACACCCAATGATCCTCATGCATGTTGGTTCCTTTTTccattaaaaacaattttttcaaGTTCGGTTTCCAACAACTAACTCTTTGCATCCAATACAAGTTGTATTCAATAGAATGTTTGTACTTTTTGGTTCAATACCCCTTTGACAGAATTATGTTATTGAGGTCAAAGCTTTGAAaataaagttataataaataaatttaattacattAAACACTTTCTGAAAGGTgagataataaataatataatactaAACTGAGGGACTCCATTTTCTTTTTGGTCAAAGGACTCCATTTTGAAGGGAACTGCTTGAACTCTGATTATTCCACTATCTTATTATGTCACAGATTTAACCATAAATTTTGTAGCTTATTACGGAAAGCCTTTGTTTTGtccatctttttctttttattatttctttacctTTGCTTTAGTAACGAAATGAATAAGATGCCAAAAAAATGGAACATTGTGATTGGGTTCTACTTTAACTTTTGGCCTAGTTGGATTAATCCAATTTCCTTTTTCAGCAAATCTCATTTAGACAGCTAATTGTATATTAATCATGAAGTGTTCTTATTCTTTAAACACCTTGACATTGATTTTACTTGTGCTCCTAAAATGGCAAGCGAAAATTCCCATTTTTATTCTTCTCTCACCAATTTTGTAAACTTTCCATAAATTCAAATCATACACACTTCATTAAGAAGAGATTCTATTGGATTTAGTGATAAGAAAAGTTAAAAACAACGATCCTCTTAATTTCAATCAGATTCGACTTTTTAGGGGAACAAATGTTATTAAgggctttgattttttttaaattaaaatttttgaaacttaacTATTACAagtattttaatttaactcaattaactaatttatacataattttcatgCGGCGGAATTCCAACTTAGATGTCCAAAATCTTAGAAGTTCAACTTTTGCCTATGTAATCAAGACCTCATtggtttaattttacattttctatATGTTTTAACTagatttttgtaaattttacaaGACTGTCATTTGATTTAGTTTTAAGGAATTTTTCCTTCACGAGATCAAGGTTGGGTGTCTAAGTTTTACACAAAATCGAGCCTATGCGAGTTTCAAGTGTTGCCAAcatgaaaggtttttttttttttagattatatttcTACATGAAAGTTGAGATAAGTAAAACATGGTTCGTGTAGAAAATAAGATCTCTCTCCCTTCTTTCCAGAAACTTCATTTTCTCTCTCTACTAGAGCTTGATTCTCGGGTTGCTTGTGAGCAGCTGTTCGACCTTTAGGTCCGCACTGCTCacattttgttctttattttatttatttatttctcttatGCTTTTCGATATAAACTCAAGATTTCGCCTTTCATATTTTTTTCGCCAGCCTTAGGTCGTTGATAAGAGGTTGGTTTGTCTTGGAACTCCATGGTCATGGGTTCATCCTTGGTTTAGGTTGTCCATTCCCCAAGTCTCTATTAAGGCCTTTGCTTTTTGACAGACTTTGTTGTTTCTCTGTTTCCTTGGGGTTTTTCGGATCTAAACCTCGATAGATTATGGTGTTTACACCAAATCTTGCTTCTAGTGGTTGTTGTTGCGGATGTTTTGGTTTTGGGTCTTCCTCTGTCGGTGTTTCTAGCTAGTTTTATGGCAACTTTGGCATTATGTTTTAGGGCTTCACGATGGCATGACCTCCGCTAGAGGTGTGCATGCCTTTAAGCCAGTTGCGACTGCCTTTAGCTATATTCCCAAAGTGCTCTCATCAGAATTAGCTGCTAAGATTTCTTGGGAACCGGGTTCTGTTGAGCTTAGCCCTATGGACTTTGTAGTTGTATTTTTTTAGGCCTTaggcccttttttttttcttctttttctgtaatTGGCTCTTTTTTAATGAATGAGTTACTTCTCATTTGAACCAATATATGTTCGTTGTGTCCCATTACTAATAGTAGATCATCCATCAAAACTTTTCGGTGCTTATTTTTATTCTTAAGAAAGATGCATTAAGAAAAACTAGATTATATTTCATTTGTAATGTGggtgaaaaagaaattttaaataaaaatatgcttATAAAAAAACCCAAATGAGAGGTTTTGGAGTTCTTGGTGTCATGgatttattttggatttaatttttttaatattttttattttttaaataaaaagatttttttgttttcttatttgaTTGATTCATGATACTAACTCATTAAAGGCTTAAATATAGTGTAAATAATAGTTTAGATAAATTACTTATAAACCAAAATAACAGAAAttggatatatatttatatatatatagttggcTTCATATATACCAGGAGTTAAAGTAGAAGTGAAGCTTCACCTTTTGGCTTTTGCTTTGTCTTTAAAATCTGTTGTGTGATGCCAACATATTCCGTATTAGTGTAAATGCCTTTACTTTCCTATGCAGCTGCAAACATGTCTTATTCCATTTTTGTTACTCAAATTAGCAATTTCTTCCTTTTAAAAACATCCCTTCATTCCTTTGTCGTCCTAAAGTTATCCCATGCTTTGGTCTAAAGCTTTGCTATAAATTTTTATGTCTTGTCCCAAACCACTTTCAATCACCGTTCTATTGCTTTTGTATAAATTCCCTTCTCAATTCACATAAATCTAATGACCCCTATGCTTTTTTAAGTCTCTTCATGACCTAGCACAAACATTTGCTATTTCACATGATCTTAGATTCTTTTCCTACTAAATTTTAGAACTTGGGTAGCTTAACAtggggttttttaaaaaaaaaattacgttacaaatattatatatttatcttttacaaaatataaagtaggtaaaaaaaagttttataagTGAACAAGAcgtcacaaaattttaaaattagatttactttaacttcatttttaatgatgtgataacatcaaattcactgACCAGATATAAAATTATATACGATCAATGCATTAATTATTAACCCAAAAAaacattatataatttttaagataaatcaaatcaaatttcactTACGagtttaacaattttttattatctatgtggtaaaactaaaataattataggAAGCAAAACGGTTTATGTGATAAATTATTTAGTACAATTTCaataaaaagaaatcatattCAAAATTCGAAGATcacaatattaaaaaaagttagatgtaaatttgaaaacaaTTAATTTCCATACCTTAATTCGGACAAGAATATTGATAATTTTGATGAGTTAAAAAACAAATCTCATCACACAATTATTATAGTTACTCTTATAGTAGCAGAATAGTCAAAAATACATAAAGTGCAACAAATATCAAGTTGTAATCTCAACCTATATTTTAGTTGGCTTGAGTTTTAAGATAAAGTTTGAAAGTAAAAAGCTTTGTTAATAAATAATGATCATGGATCTTACTCATAAATAGGTATAAAAGGTCAATAATTTGTTAGGAAATACCTAatttaatgaagaaaaagaaagtagGTTCAAGGATGCTTCCTCTCTAATCATAGTAACGAAATCCCAGTTCCAATAAAATACAGAAAACTAAAGAATTTTGTTATTTCATGCTCTCACAATGCCACTTCTCAACACTACTAATAGATACATAGATATTTTAACAAAAGTCGTCCatcttaaattttgaatatatctAGTTGTTTGACataaaaacattttatatcaatttcttaaatttttatattaaaaaattcaatagtTGTGCGGTttaaataataatcataaaagaggttaataaagcatttaagcaaatatttttttaataaaataatatgtgtTGAGGGGTCCATTCTTTTGAGAGAAGTCTTCGAAATGTTGTCCGTCAGACATCTAATTAGATTATATTAACAGCAGAAGGTATTATTCCTATGTCAGGATTTTGTCCTCTAACTTCACCAAGAGTTGTGTATGGTTCATAGAAGGGGTGGCTCTCTTGATGGTGATACAAAAATACAATCTACAAAACTCACTGGAGAAGTGTTAGTATAGGGCGCAACATTAATTATACATGTCACATGAGCGTGTAGGGACTCGAACCTTCAACCTAAGGAACTTAGGCAACATACTTGCTAGTATGTATGTGGCTTACGCGCCTTATATAGGTGGCTCGAGTCCTCCCGCCATGGTTGTTTAAATCGGATTGCACCAGGAGTTCAATTAGGATACCTGCTTGAAGAGAGGTTTCAGATCGATTAGCTTGGGAATTGGTATCGACTGGTTGAACCagattttgtattattttaaatattttcaatgatttatttaatcaaattagaCGAACCAGTCAAATCGACGAACTGGTGGCCTGACTGGTTCAACCACTGATCTGGTTTTGAAAACCTTACCTCGACGTGCAGGTGAATACATAATTATTGTTACTTATATTTTGACACCTCTCCTTTGAGTCTTGCAAGTTGTATCTCCACCAATCGAGACTCTCTCCTTCCATAAATTGTACACAACTCTCGACAGAAGGAAACAAAACTCAAGTCACGAGAACAATACCTAACATTGTCGAGGGTTTGACCAACTGTTCGATAAATAATACTTTAAAAACTTCTCTTGAAAGAGTTAATTGCtcaacaatattattaaaaataaataatatatgaaggACACGTGTTAGAAAAcaaccaaaaattaaataaagaaagatGATTGGAGGATGTAGGTAAAGACTCTTAGCCTAACTTGTCAAAAATATGCCATGCAATATAAGCAATGGGTGCTGCATTTTCCTTATCCTCAAAGGGCTAAGTTTCAACTAAGATTCTTTTCACAATCACCTTCAACTAGTTATGCAATCCTTATCTTTCAACAATGAACCCCATCTactctcttctttcttttattttattttccttataaaTATAAATGACCCACCATTCTTCTATCCACCTACAATCAGCTGTTCCTTGTAAGATTCATTGAATCTATGCCCATGCtatgcttttttctttttaataattaaggGGTTTTTTCTTCCTTCCTAcccattcttttattttatagaatataattttaattaatctagtaatatatcatcatttaacttcagattaaaaatttaaaagatataatcaCAAATCAAGCAATTAATATTCACATCTTTTGCCAATTTGatctttattttttagttaaatttaactatttacCTTTCAAAAAGAGTAAAAGTATTATTTTTCAAAGGAAAGATTAAccacaaatatttaaaattttaaacatgataatTCACATGGTAATCATCGTGTActtcatattatatttttttttttgaattttcatgatttttttattttactatttttaaaatatttgttgcaGTGACAAATAAGACAAATAGTGTCATATCAGCACGAAATACAAGTAGGCTACCACACGAGTTGTCATACTAATATCGATAAAAACTAATGCTTTAGTCAGTATTTCCATTTAAAAAAacgatttaattctttttgaaaagttaattattaaatttaattcaaaaaaagaaaaaaataattaaattgataaaagaaataacattgaagactaaaatttaaaattataccaACGAAAACACCACTTAAAAGTTGAAACTTCAGATTAGGCATCCAGTTGACTTTTGTGGAGGAAAgtaatataatgaaatataaataaataataaaatgaagtaGTCAAAACTTTTTGCGGAATGAAGATATTGTTATgttcattttataattaatttaagttaaaaattttagggTTGAACAATATTATTTTCAGGATTTAGATTTGATTTGAATCATTATATTTAATactaattagttttttaatataatcataaatatttttttatttattttatggtgtGAACTTAGTCCAGTTAAAaccaaagtcatactcagtagtCAGTACTAGTGTCACGGGTCgtagttcaaagcccgtgaccatcgcaccaaatgcatccggTGGAGGTCTATTGTGTAGATGGAGATCATTTGGCTCgcaagaactggcccgattctgTAAGatgttggagaagcctgtcagattgaagcctagttGGCTCGGTAATGAAGATATGACAACTTAAAcaattttggtaactaatctaGAAGATTgatagaatcatatcttgtaaagattagatttgatttgatatgacatatcttgtaaatccctaaaatcaagggatatagttaatctcgtccgtcgatgtaaatgtatcttaaTCGTcaattttgggggagctcaactataaatagaaagcctccccctcatttgtactcactccattcattatttcattattccttgtgaataagagaatattgagagcatttactcaaacactttgtgtgcgctctttttgttgttcttttggcataaatcgcttccgatatacaaattggtgccttggatgagttttaaaggaatcctcacttgagtaaagACTGACTTAGGCaagtttggacgaacggatcaCCTAAGGCCACATGGATCGTGAGACAAaagatctagccccgtgacaagtggtattaGAGTTATTGGTTTGAAGGCACcattgggatgtcgaaagaagagttCAAACAAAGGTGGGCCGAAAAGTCTTTGAGGGAGATGCTGTCAGAAGTAGAGGAACGTGTGGGTAAACTCGAGGGATCAATAGAGGACATAAATGAGTCACTCGATGGGGTCGAGGATCGCATAAACAATTGGAAGGAGCAGTCAAGAGACTATGTAAAGACGTCTCTTGATTCCACCATGGATAAGGTAAATGAGTTGTTTAATTCACACATGGATAAACTGAAAaatggctttgaaggaggaaacaatggccacaATGATGGCTTTCAG
The genomic region above belongs to Gossypium hirsutum isolate 1008001.06 chromosome D05, Gossypium_hirsutum_v2.1, whole genome shotgun sequence and contains:
- the LOC121217833 gene encoding AP-4 complex subunit mu, yielding MISQFFVLSQRGDNIVFRDYRGEVAKGSAEIFFRKVKFWKEDGQEEAPPVFNVDGVNYFHVKVVGLLFVATTRVNVSPSLVLELLQRIARVIKDYLGVLSEDSLRKNFVLVYELLDEVIDFGYVQTTSTEVLKSYVFNEPIVVDAARLQPLGPAAIFMQGTKRMPGTAVTKSVVANEPGGRKREEIFVDIIEKISVTFSSSGYILTSEIDGTIQMKSYLSGNPEIRLALNEDLSIGRGGGTIYDYRSSSGSGAVILDDCNFHESVRLDSFDMDRTLSLVPPDGEFPVMNYRMTQEFKPPFRINCLIEEAGQLKAEVIIKVRAEFPSNITANTIAVQMPLPKYTTRASFELEPGAVGQRTDFKEANKKLEWGLKKIVGGSEHTLRAKLTFSQESHANLTKEAGPVSMTFTIPMYNVSRLQVKYLQIAKKSSSYNPYRWVRYVTQANSYVARI